One Candidatus Hydrogenedentota bacterium DNA segment encodes these proteins:
- a CDS encoding cadherin-like domain-containing protein yields the protein MWYAGRHSEWARACLYGTFVLILIFASTGPAGAQETILTIERVIPQGYYLSGQTLDIAVTFNMEGAAPVTALALYETLPGGWTYDSYVSGPYPVIAPAPGAAGQLQFAYLSVPGFPATFVYRVNVPFDESGTQILSGYAEYRLGGGSILTPVLETAIPRQNQPPVANADAYAVGEDAVRTVSAPGVLGNDTDPDGDALTAVLVSGVSHGALTLNANGSFSYVPAANYNGPDSFTYQASDGELDSNVATVSITVTPVNDRPVAANDLYTIAEDQTLTVAVPGVLGNDSDADGNNLTAVLLTGVSHGTLTLRSNGSFIYTPAHDYHGPDSFRYAASDQILVSLAAVVSITVTPVNDPPVSANDAYTVAEDGALTVTAPGVLGNDTDAEGDARTAVLVSGPGHGTLTLDPDGSFVYTPEANYNGADSFTYRANDGAIDGNEAAVTITVTPVNDAPVADAGDDQINALTGRTITLDGSDSY from the coding sequence ATGTGGTACGCGGGAAGACATTCAGAATGGGCGAGGGCCTGTCTATACGGCACGTTCGTGCTTATCCTCATTTTCGCCAGCACCGGCCCTGCCGGTGCGCAAGAGACGATTCTCACAATAGAGAGAGTTATTCCGCAGGGATATTACCTGTCGGGCCAGACCCTGGACATTGCAGTGACTTTCAACATGGAAGGCGCCGCCCCAGTCACCGCCCTGGCCCTGTATGAGACTCTCCCAGGCGGCTGGACATACGACAGCTATGTGAGCGGACCTTACCCCGTAATCGCTCCCGCGCCCGGTGCGGCAGGGCAGCTTCAATTCGCGTATCTCTCTGTGCCGGGTTTCCCGGCGACGTTTGTCTACAGAGTCAATGTCCCATTTGATGAAAGTGGTACTCAGATTCTGTCCGGGTACGCTGAATACCGCCTTGGCGGGGGTTCAATTCTAACGCCTGTTCTGGAGACGGCTATTCCGAGACAGAATCAGCCTCCTGTAGCCAATGCCGACGCTTACGCGGTGGGCGAAGACGCGGTCCGGACAGTGAGTGCGCCGGGCGTTTTAGGCAACGATACAGACCCCGATGGCGACGCCTTGACGGCGGTGCTGGTAAGCGGCGTGAGCCATGGCGCTCTGACATTGAACGCCAACGGCTCGTTTTCGTACGTGCCGGCGGCGAACTACAACGGACCAGACAGCTTCACCTATCAAGCCAGCGATGGTGAATTGGATAGCAACGTAGCGACAGTGAGCATCACGGTAACCCCCGTCAATGATCGGCCGGTAGCCGCGAATGATTTATACACAATCGCTGAGGACCAGACGTTGACGGTGGCCGTTCCGGGCGTCCTGGGCAACGACAGCGACGCGGACGGCAACAACTTGACTGCGGTGCTGCTGACAGGCGTGAGCCACGGAACGCTCACTCTGAGGTCCAACGGTTCGTTCATCTATACGCCCGCACATGATTACCACGGACCAGACAGCTTCAGATACGCAGCCAGCGATCAGATTCTGGTGAGTCTTGCGGCGGTTGTTTCGATTACGGTAACGCCGGTTAACGACCCGCCTGTAAGTGCAAATGACGCGTACACCGTGGCCGAGGACGGTGCGCTGACAGTGACCGCGCCGGGCGTGCTGGGCAACGATACCGATGCGGAGGGCGATGCTCGGACGGCGGTGCTGGTGAGTGGCCCCGGCCATGGCACTCTGACGCTTGACCCGGATGGTTCGTTCGTATACACGCCCGAGGCGAATTACAACGGCGCGGACAGCTTTACGTACAGGGCCAACGACGGAGCAATCGACGGCAACGAAGCGGCGGTGACCATCACGGTCACGCCGGTCAACGATGCGCCGGTTGCGGACGCGGGCGATGACCAGATCAACGCGCTCACCGGCCGGACAATCACATTGGACGGCAGCGACTCGTACGA